In the Hydractinia symbiolongicarpus strain clone_291-10 chromosome 13, HSymV2.1, whole genome shotgun sequence genome, TGGTGGTTTTAGATTCATTATTTCTTGATTCAATATTTTTACGCCTCTGATTCTGAATTTTCGGCTCTCCTACCGGGTTCCTTGGTTGtgatttattttgttctttatcGTTTAACGGCGGAGAGTTCGATATATTGTTGctaattgttttttgattttttaatttttgttcttcCATAGGGATTTTCGTTTTGTCATTTTGATGTAGAGAGGCAGCTTGTAACACTTTTATGAGCTCTAGATTTTCATGTCTTAAAAAACGGTTTTCCTCCCCTAACCAATTAATTATAGCGTCCTTGCCGTTGATGATTTCTTGAGAACTGTCTGTTTTGATACGGGTGTTATCTTTAAGTTGTTCAATTTTATGTTGCAGTGAAACTAGTTTATCAAACACGAATTTCTTGAAGTCTACGGCGTCGTCACCGGCGTCGTGTGAAACATTCCCTCGTTGTTCTCAGCATAAATAGGTTCTTTAAAAGATTTATTCACTGTGAACGTTTTGCTACTACTGTGGTCTACCGGTGTGTAGGTGTCATTACTCCGATACAACCTCTTCGTCAACTTTCCTGCTTCAACTAAACGTGATAAAGACTTACGTACAACATCTaagtttaaatttgattttactGAGATATCTTTGAGTTTACAACTTGCTTTTCCTTTCTTTCACTTTAACACAGCTTCCTGTACTCGATCATCTGTATCTTGATCCAATTTCTGACCAATAGAGCACTGTAGTTCTGAATTAAATTCATCGTTAATATTTTCTACGTCTGACATGTCCGCCATGTTAAAActtcaaactttatttttaaaagaaaacaacagtTAGTGAAGAATAACGGTAGCCTATACCACATGTGCATGTGTAAAAATTGGTTTGAAGAGCTGGAGACGCAATGTTTCCACACTTGCATTGACTTGGTTAGCAAAAGAATTTAAGGTTATAATAGTCAAATTCTTGGTACAGTGGAATGATTCAATAGATAATGTAAAGAATAGCGGaagagcaaaacctctagactTCAAATCTAAGACTTAGCTGGTCGAGTATATCATTGTCCTTCCATTTTGTAATTCAAAGTTTGGTTTCTTCGCTTTGCgcacatttttaatttcttaataaCAGTAATAGACATGGTATTCCAGACGATTTATTTGTGACCAGCAGTTTTCACCCTCTTacgcaaacattttaaactccTTAAGTTCCGCTATTCTTTACATTATCAATACAAGAAGCCGCTCGGCATCAGACTGGGAGATATTACGAAGTTACTTTTCAAAACGGTCGGGGCGGAGTAGTGGAAGAAGCCTCAAACCTGACGCGAAGCGGGAAACGCTGGTCAAAGCCCTCAATTTTCACCAGTCTCAAGCGTAGTTAGTCTAGTCTTTCCATAGACAATTTCTTTGCGTTCTCATGGTCTATCAACTTTGGTAGTAAAGGGTAGCGCGGACCGGGGCTGACACAGGGAACAACAACCAACGCTGGGTCATTCAGACCAAGGTTTACTAAAGCGCATGCTAAGCAGCTGTAAGCTTTGCGAGATCTCAGAAAATTCGACGAAAGAGAATACAACCAGGTTCGGGGTCGATGAAATAGGCTACGTTCAAATTTGCAAGGAGAGTTGTTTGAGGAATGTGTATTTAGCTGATTCGTTGCCGTAGATTTAGCcacattacgtcatttcttggTGCGATACTGCTACACGGCAGAGTCACTGACGTTTTTCGTCAGCAAATAAACACTACACGTGCACAAGACTGTTATACGAGCTGGTATTCTTCCACTCAAACAAAAATGGCTGCTTAGcggtcaaaattgatttgtcacGTGATCTTTTGTGTAACAAATTTAAACGAAAATAGGGTAATAGCTATCGTTTGAATGAAGAATTGACTCAGAGGAAAGAAAGTCAGTTGTGATGCAAACATAAAATGTAATAGAAGAGTGACAGGCCAGCTGTCTTATTTACAAAAGCTGAACGAACACAGGAATTATATATACAATAGCTGCCAAAAATTAGCTACGTGCTAGAAAGGATAAGAAATAACTTTTCAACTCTGGACCAGCTTGTGTGAAAATACCGAAGCAACGTGGATTTTGAAGTTTGTGAAACTTTCAGTAGTATAACGATGTTGGACGTATGATAAAATATATCTATCTAatcgtaaaaaaaacaaaattgtgaaCTAAATGATCAAAATGAACCAAAGTAGTGATAGCTTCAGACAGTTCataaactattcaaaaatatatacatgatGATTGTCATGGGAAGTCAACCTATTCATCTTTTGTATCACTGGCTTCCAAGTTTTCGGTGAACAGTTCCAAGTCCTGTGGTGTCATGTTGTCCATATTCAACGTTATTGTGAAGGTTTCAGACAGAAGCTTCTTAACAAACATAACTTTGTTACTTACAGGAACATCTATTATCTTGAGCATATCCAATGGGATCGAAACATTATATTTTGCGCCAGTAGATGTATTTTTCAACACTGTTAAAACATTAGAATTCTTTTTTTGACATTCGTCAATAGAGGACATGTTAGAACAATTGTTGCATAACACAATTTCTTCATATGATTGTATTTCTGTGGAACAGGACGGACGGATTGTTTTTGTATCCAAGGCTGACATATTCATTGTAACAAATTTTAATTGGAACGACTGGCATGGATTAGTTATTGTAGTGTCGATATTTTCTTCAATTGTCACTTTTTTCAGTTTCGTTAAATCTGTCGTCTTAAGCAGTCTGTCTTGCTTGAACCGGGCAATTTGTATATGCGTTAGCAAGACAGCTTCATCATTTTTGACCTGGTTCACTAAATCTCCGAATATTGTAATATTAGCATGTCCAGAGCTATCGGATAAGATAGCTGTTTTGAATTGTATAGCTTTACCATCATCTTTTTGACTAGTTTTAACTTCAGAAATTGCTGTAATTATTCCTTTTATGTTAATACGTTGAAATAATGCACATTCTGCTAATGATGTTGCAATTTCAGATATCTGTATTGATTCTTCAGGTCTTTGTCTGTTCATTGCGATCTTTTTCACTTGACTGTAGTCTGTTATCAGAATATCGTTATTCGACTTTTTGAATCGTTTCAGGGAAACACCTTCATTATCTGATTTGTTTAAACGTTTGAATAAATCATATCTTGCTTTTGTAAAACACACAGCACGCTCAGAACCAGCATCAGACTGCAGCTCCATGTCAAAGTATGGGACATGTTTTTTTGATTCTTTTAACGGCGATAATGACACCATAAATGCATTCAAGGATGtgtctaaaaaataattattccaACAGATATAATGTAATGGATTTTGCAGCTTTTTAGACAAATTACATAAAGCGTACAAATTGATGGCGAAGTTtgtccataattttttttgtgcattCTGCTActttcacaaaaaacaaacaaaacaaacaaactaaccTTCATTAGGTTGATGTTGTTTAAACTTCTCTACAATAACCAAAACATGACATATAAATTAAATACATATTATacaacaaattttatatttttcagaaataatttcTTTCCAAGTACTGATTCGAAGGACACGTGGACACCCTAGAAGTGTTAGTCCAGCAATACGCTGGTGAAAATGTTTGTGGAGAATTTGTTCTCCAGAACccaaaatgttcttttttatgTGCACACGTGTACATTGAAACAGACTTGAAGCAACTATCATTGTGAAATACAGTATTTATTTTGAGTATAAAAATAACGAAAGGACAAAGATAACGTTTTCTTTGGCATCAATTGAACATACTGATTTATAAGGATAAGTTGAGCATAAATTTACTTACTTGGCGTTGATGGTCCTGGATTATCCATTGCTCAGTGtgctataaaaaaagttttcatcaaaATTGTAAAACAGTAGCATCATGAACAGAAAAGTACAGACTATAAATATGTGAATCAATCATTCTTTCATcaagaaattgttttttgatATAGAGATGGTCAAGCAATGACCCACAAATGTGTGTTGGATTTGTTATTTGCTGAGTATATCCAAGATTGGCCAACTGTTCAAGGAAATAACTGTTTCCATCTTCAAGAATATTAATATTGAAGTCTCCACTGATTATATCTGGTTTACGAGACTGAATCAAATAAGTAATAGCTCTCAGAAAACCATTGATAGGCTGGGAGACTTTTTTATACACTAAAAGTATTGTCAGTGACAAATTCAAGGCGGGTTTGTTAATTTCTGTAAAATGAAAACCATCTAACTTAAATTCAGAGGTCATTTTGATCGTATCTGACTTGAAAAGCATCGCTAGACTGGAATATTTGTGTTCAGAATTGCAAACTGTGAGAGAGTATTGAGGAAACGTTTGTTGGATTGGACAAAGAGAGTCATCAGAAGTAAGTTGTGTCTCTGTCAAGCAAATGACATCAGATGATGAAAGACAGGGATCCTGGGCAATATCTTTAGAATGTTTTCGCAATGATCTAACATTAAGAACGGAGATTtgtatattatataatttattggTGAAGAcacattttgtaaaaaagttGGCGTCCGTGCAAAGACGTTCATATTCTGCTAATGTGGTGAGATCAGTCTTGATTGCATTTTGTGAAATTGTTCCGGTTAGGAAAATATTGTCCAGCTTGCGGACGCGACTGAGAGCAACATATACTTGGCCTTTATTGAACGATCTTTGCTTATGCAACTGGAAGGAGAATACAATATTTGGTAAAGTCAAACCCTGGACTTTGTGAATGGTACAGCTATAAGCCAAAGTTAATGGAAATTGTGAGCGGAGTATACAActtgaaaagtttttattaattgGAATTTTTGCTTCAGTTCTAATAATGGGTACTAAACCATTCTGTAgagcaaaaacatttttgcgtCTTTTTTTCAGTCCTGCTAAAGGATCATCAAATTTAACAAATATTATGTCAACGTTATTGGCGATAGAGTATTTGAAATCAACAATCATTCCAATTTGACCGTTGATAAGACGATCTTCTATATCAATGTTAGTTGTTAACATTACTCTGGCATGACTTTTCACCTTCAAATACCTTGACAACCCACCAGCTTCGCTTGTGGAACAATTGAGTGCTCTGTCAATCTTATCTTCAGAAACATGGTTAGGAAGTTTGTCATGTGCTATTATTGTTATTTCTAAAGATGGGAGAAGATCCAACTTTTGTTGATTGACTTCATCTTTCGGTGCATTTTCAGCAAATAAATACACTGCATCGTCCGGTATTGCTAGGTTTTCTACTGACCGTGATTTAAGTAACTCAATGTGATCATCATCGGTTGAACCAATGCCTATACTGTTGAGCAAATCAATTAGTTTTGTATCACCTTGCTGTCTCATGCATTCATTCAACTCGCAACAAGGAAATTGTTTCCATGGATGACACAAATTCAAGAACTCATTTTTAAATGgcataaaaacaaaaggttGACGAATTGGTGGCAGTTGGAGCAGGTCACCGACAACAATTACACTAAGGTTCGCAAATGGGATATGAACAGGACATGCAAATATCTCACAAAGACCTTGATGAATTTGTAGCAGTCGTATATTGGACACCATTGAAATTTCATCAATTATTACAGCAAATAATTGTGAATATTTGTTACGTAGGGTGGATTTTTTAAGAGCAGATAGTTTCGGTAATGTAATTGACTGGCATGGTGGAATGCCTAAGGCAGAATTTATTGTTGTGCCATTGATATTAATTGCTGCAACACCTGTTGGAGCTATGAGTAAAACTTTGATCTTCTCAATATCATTAGAGACTATGTTAAAGAGTTTTTCCCATGCTTGATGAATTGTGCGGGCCAAATGTGACTTTCCTGTACCAGCTCCACCTGTGATGAACAATCGAACTGattcaattttaacatttttcatggctaatttatttttcacaaattgtTTATCCCACGAATAACTTTCCAGGAAAACCTTGTGTTGCAATGAGTTCAGGGAATGAATCATGAAATACAAGTGTTCATCACTGACATTGGCAGCTTGAGAGGTTATTAAACTAATATCAAAAAGTTGATTCACAGACAACGGCATGTCTTCCTCATCATTTTGACAGGTAGAATTGTCAGGAATGTCATTCTGGGTACTTTGCAAGTCATTTATTTCTGATATAACCTTGTACATTGCAGAGtcgattttttctttatctGGTTCAAAAGTCAGTCTACTTTGTTCAACAATAGCGAGAATACCCGGAGAGGCTAACTTGCTACAATAGCTATTATCCAGCATTAATTCATTTTCACTTCTAAAACGGTAAAACATATATAGCAGGTGATGTGCATACTTTTCGGGGAATAACTTTTCATTTGGAATATGGTATCTCAAAACTTGTCTAATTTTACGACATTTCATTGTGTCTTTCGATGACATGAGTGTGATTTTAGGTGGAAGTTGTACATGACAGTCATGGTTAAGTTGACTAGCATCCTCAGTAAGGATGTCTGGTTGTGaatcattttcatcaattttgtAATCAACATAGTAGTATGCTGCAAACAATGCAAGACACATGGAATCAACTTGTGCATATCTCCCT is a window encoding:
- the LOC130623270 gene encoding uncharacterized protein LOC130623270, with amino-acid sequence MNYIKGTPAYWKRFQLEVLAMIRQLGCPTFFLTLSFADLHWKELISIISELNDLNLTEEFISNLSYFERSKILNSNPVLLARHFQYRIEVLFAEIIMIPTGPLGKVLYYALRVEFQFRGSPHIHSFLWILNPPKLDPNNITEYIEFLDAVIQAYIPDEEHFPDLNCLIRKYQIHQHSKSCRKYKNIPCRYFFGKYFSEKTIVAKPLPEDMEMIQKTEILERRNSILTKVKNFIDEYLNPNKSEFINNATISDILERIGVNEEQYYEALNISPTDDYEIHMKRPPHSCFVNNYNPTILKAWQANMDLQPVHNYYKAVSYMCAYFSKSESESSSALKQASQEIKDQKLGVKQAMYRIASAFSCSRQVSVQEVVYLCLPSDRIRIYKSEEEIKELSSDSTDVFKRSLCDRYIDRPNTTFCKGRYAQVDSMCLALFAAYYYVDYKIDENDSQPDILTEDASQLNHDCHVQLPPKITLMSSKDTMKCRKIRQVLRYHIPNEKLFPEKYAHHLLYMFYRFRSENELMLDNSYCSKLASPGILAIVEQSRLTFEPDKEKIDSAMYKVISEINDLQSTQNDIPDNSTCQNDEEDMPLSVNQLFDISLITSQAANVSDEHLYFMIHSLNSLQHKVFLESYSWDKQFVKNKLAMKNVKIESVRLFITGGAGTGKSHLARTIHQAWEKLFNIVSNDIEKIKVLLIAPTGVAAININGTTINSALGIPPCQSITLPKLSALKKSTLRNKYSQLFAVIIDEISMVSNIRLLQIHQGLCEIFACPVHIPFANLSVIVVGDLLQLPPIRQPFVFMPFKNEFLNLCHPWKQFPCCELNECMRQQGDTKLIDLLNSIGIGSTDDDHIELLKSRSVENLAIPDDAVYLFAENAPKDEVNQQKLDLLPSLEITIIAHDKLPNHVSEDKIDRALNCSTSEAGGLSRYLKVKSHARVMLTTNIDIEDRLINGQIGMIVDFKYSIANNVDIIFVKFDDPLAGLKKRRKNVFALQNGLVPIIRTEAKIPINKNFSSCILRSQFPLTLAYSCTIHKVQGLTLPNIVFSFQLHKQRSFNKGQVYVALSRVRKLDNIFLTGTISQNAIKTDLTTLAEYERLCTDANFFTKCVFTNKLYNIQISVLNVRSLRKHSKDIAQDPCLSSSDVICLTETQLTSDDSLCPIQQTFPQYSLTVCNSEHKYSSLAMLFKSDTIKMTSEFKLDGFHFTEINKPALNLSLTILLVYKKVSQPINGFLRAITYLIQSRKPDIISGDFNINILEDGNSYFLEQLANLGYTQQITNPTHICGSLLDHLYIKKQFLDERMIDSHIYSLYFSVHDATVLQF